Proteins encoded together in one Acidimicrobiales bacterium window:
- a CDS encoding ABC transporter ATP-binding protein/permease produces the protein MATPMHLLHVMSHQSATPPRIGRETRRRVWAFARPYRSLIIGFLGVVTASSVLGVVPPLLFREIIDGAIAEGDRDRLTLLGLLVVGAALAQAVLSFIERSASATVGEGLIFDLRVALFDHVQRLPVTFFTRTQTGALVSRLNNDVIGAQRALTGTLGTVVANAITALTTLVTLFLLEWRITLLAMVLLPMFILPARRVGRTVADITREGMNLNASMNATMTERFNVSGAWLVKLFGRPDDERDGFAGQAGRVRDIGIRNALFSRTFVIALTLLGAIGTAVVYWVGGSLAISGTITIGTLASMGVLVALLYGPLAQLTNARVDVMSAFVSFERVFEVLDAPNPVADAVDAVDPQPVEGHLALHGVSFRYPAANETSVASLETDRAPGEPGRMVLHDLDLDVGPGRMLAVVGPSGSGKSTLAALIPRLYDVTLGSITLDGVDLRALRQDDLRARIGMVTQDPHLFHDTVGANLRYARPDATDAQLDDACRSARILDVVRALPDGFDTMVGERGYRMSGGEKQRLAIARLLLKDPAIVILDEATSHLDTENEAAVQEALAVALAGRTSIVIAHRLSTVVDADEIVVLDDGRIVERGRHADLRDAGGLYADLWETLVRDDLAADRHAD, from the coding sequence GTGGCCACCCCCATGCACCTGCTGCACGTCATGTCGCACCAGTCGGCCACGCCGCCGCGCATAGGCCGGGAGACCCGGCGACGGGTGTGGGCATTCGCCCGCCCCTACCGGTCCCTCATCATCGGGTTCCTGGGCGTGGTCACCGCCTCGTCCGTCCTGGGCGTGGTCCCACCGCTCCTCTTCCGGGAGATCATCGACGGGGCCATCGCCGAGGGCGATCGCGACCGGCTCACCCTGCTCGGCCTGCTGGTGGTGGGAGCCGCCCTGGCCCAGGCCGTCCTGTCGTTCATCGAGCGCTCGGCCTCGGCCACCGTGGGCGAGGGCCTCATCTTCGACCTGCGCGTGGCCCTGTTCGACCACGTGCAGCGGCTCCCCGTCACCTTCTTCACCCGCACACAGACCGGCGCCCTCGTGAGCCGACTCAACAACGACGTGATCGGCGCCCAGCGGGCACTCACCGGGACGCTCGGCACGGTGGTCGCCAACGCCATCACGGCGCTGACCACCCTGGTCACTCTCTTCCTGCTCGAGTGGCGCATAACCCTGCTGGCCATGGTCCTGCTCCCGATGTTCATCCTCCCGGCCCGCCGGGTGGGCAGGACGGTGGCCGACATCACCCGCGAGGGCATGAACCTGAACGCCTCGATGAACGCCACGATGACCGAGCGGTTCAACGTCTCGGGAGCGTGGCTGGTCAAGCTCTTCGGGCGCCCGGACGACGAACGGGACGGCTTCGCCGGACAGGCCGGTCGGGTCCGGGACATCGGCATCCGCAACGCCCTGTTCAGCCGCACCTTCGTCATCGCCCTCACGCTGCTGGGAGCCATCGGCACGGCGGTCGTGTACTGGGTGGGTGGATCGCTGGCGATCAGCGGCACCATCACCATCGGCACCCTGGCCTCCATGGGGGTCCTCGTCGCCCTGCTCTACGGGCCACTGGCCCAGCTCACCAACGCCCGGGTGGACGTCATGTCGGCCTTCGTGTCATTCGAGCGTGTGTTCGAGGTCCTGGACGCCCCCAACCCGGTGGCCGACGCCGTCGATGCCGTGGACCCTCAGCCGGTCGAGGGGCACCTGGCCCTGCACGGGGTGTCGTTCAGGTATCCGGCGGCAAACGAGACCTCGGTGGCCTCCCTGGAGACGGATCGGGCACCCGGCGAGCCTGGGCGAATGGTGCTGCACGACCTGGACCTCGACGTCGGTCCCGGCCGGATGCTGGCCGTGGTCGGGCCGTCCGGCTCCGGCAAGAGCACCCTGGCCGCACTGATACCGCGGCTCTACGACGTGACGCTCGGGTCGATCACCCTGGACGGCGTCGACCTGCGCGCCCTCCGCCAGGACGACCTGCGGGCCCGGATCGGCATGGTCACCCAGGACCCGCACCTGTTCCACGACACGGTGGGCGCCAACCTCCGGTACGCCCGACCCGATGCGACCGACGCCCAACTGGACGACGCCTGTCGCTCCGCTCGGATCCTGGACGTCGTGCGTGCGCTCCCCGACGGTTTTGACACCATGGTCGGCGAGCGTGGCTACCGGATGTCGGGAGGCGAGAAGCAGAGGCTGGCCATCGCCCGCCTGCTCCTGAAGGACCCGGCCATCGTGATCCTGGACGAGGCCACCAGCCACCTCGACACCGAAAACGAGGCCGCCGTGCAGGAGGCCCTGGCCGTGGCGCTGGCCGGGCGCACGTCGATCGTCATCGCACACCGGCTCTCGACGGTGGTCGACGCCGACGAGATCGTGGTCCTGGACGATGGGCGGATCGTGGAACGCGGCCGCCACGCCGATCTCCGTGACGCCGGCGGCCTCTACGCCGACCTGTGGGAGACGCTCGTCCGTGACGACCTGGCCGCCGACCGTCACGCCGACTGA
- a CDS encoding CoA transferase: protein MSETTPPANRPLAGLRVVESSLLGPGLAATFLADLGADVVKVEPPSGDYIRRMTWPIVDGTSLLHLHTHRGKRSIAIDLKTDEGLEIYRDLVRRADVVLEAMRPGSLAKLGIGFDDLVQVNPRLVFCTLSGYGATGPYRDMPSHGIAYDTWAGLIQPAVDDDGFTRIPTLPNVGINVGPMIAALGILAAVIRARETGEGSCLEVAQSDAAAYMDWYRIETYRAYERPTDVVTGNASDDHERREPGLAGMWEGVRYQIYEASDGHVLFMASERAFWRNFCEGVGRPELFERWPGSEYADHARHNTELQAELKAIFATRTCAEWLAFSDKADTPIAPVNTPKTAPDDPQFAHRLPFYGIDEVGAEQLPLPVYLEGDLPPAPSMAPMVGEQTDEVLVELGMSSERIAKLRAAGVVGPRD from the coding sequence ATGAGCGAAACCACGCCGCCCGCCAACCGGCCGCTGGCCGGCCTCCGGGTCGTCGAGAGCTCGCTCCTCGGGCCGGGCCTGGCAGCCACGTTCCTGGCCGACCTGGGAGCCGACGTGGTCAAGGTGGAGCCACCGTCAGGTGACTACATACGTCGGATGACCTGGCCGATCGTCGACGGCACCTCGCTGCTCCACCTCCACACCCACAGGGGCAAGCGCAGCATCGCCATCGACCTCAAGACAGACGAGGGCCTGGAGATCTACCGCGATCTGGTCCGCCGCGCCGACGTGGTCCTGGAGGCAATGCGCCCGGGATCCCTGGCGAAGTTGGGCATCGGCTTCGACGACCTGGTCCAGGTCAATCCACGCCTGGTGTTCTGCACCCTCTCGGGCTACGGCGCCACCGGCCCGTACCGTGACATGCCCAGCCACGGCATCGCCTACGACACGTGGGCGGGTCTCATCCAACCGGCGGTCGACGATGACGGCTTCACCCGCATTCCCACCCTGCCCAACGTCGGTATCAACGTCGGGCCGATGATCGCCGCGCTGGGCATCCTGGCCGCGGTGATCAGGGCCCGGGAGACCGGCGAGGGCAGCTGCCTGGAGGTGGCCCAGTCGGATGCGGCGGCCTACATGGACTGGTACCGGATCGAGACCTATCGGGCGTACGAGCGGCCGACCGACGTGGTCACCGGCAACGCCTCGGACGACCACGAACGCCGGGAGCCCGGACTGGCCGGTATGTGGGAGGGCGTCCGCTACCAGATCTACGAGGCCTCCGACGGCCACGTGCTGTTCATGGCCAGCGAGCGGGCTTTCTGGCGGAACTTCTGCGAGGGTGTCGGGCGGCCCGAGCTGTTCGAGCGCTGGCCTGGCTCGGAGTACGCGGACCATGCCCGGCACAACACAGAGTTGCAGGCGGAGCTGAAGGCCATCTTCGCCACGAGGACGTGCGCCGAGTGGTTGGCCTTCTCCGACAAGGCAGACACACCGATCGCGCCGGTGAACACCCCGAAGACCGCGCCGGACGACCCGCAGTTCGCCCATCGGCTTCCGTTCTACGGCATCGACGAGGTTGGAGCCGAGCAGCTGCCCCTGCCCGTCTACCTGGAGGGCGACCTGCCGCCGGCTCCGTCAATGGCGCCTATGGTCGGCGAGCAGACCGACGAGGTCCTGGTCGAACTGGGAATGTCATCGGAGCGCATCGCCAAGCTACGGGCCGCCGGCG